A window of the Trichoderma asperellum chromosome 4, complete sequence genome harbors these coding sequences:
- a CDS encoding uncharacterized protein (EggNog:ENOG41), producing MTNPHEYTVGWICAIHTEYVAAQAFLDENHEGPDYVSPNDNNDYTLGKIGNHNIVIAVLPNSEYGLSSAAGVARDMLHSFPNLRVGLLVGIGGGAPSRKHDIRLGDVVVGVSNNSGKSAVFQYDFGKAMQGQEFLETGFLYQPPPVLRTAVNGLMAQYDIEGNQLSEAVEGALNKKPRLRKKGYSRPGVNTDRLYQSHFAHANSEMDCAEACGDDPSVLIKRLERDEEDDVMIHYGLVASANTLMKDALVRDELIRKKDVLCFEMEAAGLMNHFPCLVIRGICDYSDSHKNKEWQGYAAMVAAAYAKDLLRRISPTRVEAEKKISEDLANIQRDLINVQQISHDIKTDVLAMKANHHVSNIERWLSPANPFTNIINAKKSRYPGTGTWFIESDEFSQWKLGLRQHMWLYGMPGCGKTILSSTIFDHLAQMDECVVLTFFFDFTDTKKQKLSDMLRSLAFQLYGSHSGSRKDLDNLFASSDSAGRQPDTFTLSECIKGMMRAPEKLIILLDALDECSERRELLQWMGEFMPAFTNVQVIATGRPEHSLQQNLVILLGEENCLPLSKVSVDNDIRSYIKARLEGQEFKRWANFPHVLEQIRVAVSSKSNGMFRWAACQLDSLRECLDRETLQDALQSLPKDLNATYARILGSIPRQRKNKTIRLLQFLLYSERPLALEEAVDIIAIRPNEGQFDAQDRLPCPEEITGYCSSLVSLIQTSGPAAALKLQLAHFSVKEYLLTHDSPDFIYPNPRVAITETCLAYLGSIPNVGIAAIKTQFPLAAYAAQIWTDHAKVVEKSKPTLKKIIGFLLNESQFHCWIYLFNPDGLVYRPRKLRTASPLYYACLTGLEMTAQQLLLTGADPNAPGGHQGYALGAASRYGHQEIVQLLLDNGADVDAQGGLYGVALNAASQGGHEEIVQLLLDNGADVNAKKSSFGSVLASASAAGRQNMVQLLLDNGADVNAKGGYDGFALGAASRYGHQKIVELLLDNGADVNAQGGEYGFALQAAAVKGHREIVELLLNRGADINARGGYYGFALQAAAAEGHQETVKLLLERGADINAIGGHFGSAFQAALKSDSLETALLLSDGGVAH from the exons ATGACTAATCCCCACGAGTACACTGTTGGCTGGATATGCGCCATACATACCGAATATGTTGCCGCCCAAGCGTTCCTTGACGAAAACCATGAGGGGCCTGATTACGTATCTCCCAACGATAACAACGACTATACGCTTGGAAAGATTGGAAATCATAACATTGTTATCGCTGTGCTTCCAAACAGCGAATACGGACTTTCATCTGCGGCGGGCGTCGCAAGAGATATGCTACATAGCTTTCCCAACCTCCGAGTCGGTCTGCTAGTAGGAATCGGCGGTGGCGCGCCTAGTCGGAAGCATGATATCCGACTTGGTGATGTTGTGGTGGGCGTTTCTAACAATAGTGGGAAAAGTGCTGTATTCCAGTATGACTTTGGAAAGGCCATGCAAGGTCAGGAGTTTCTCGAGACTGGGTTTTTGTATCAGCCACCACCGGTTTTACGAACGGCTGTTAATGGACTTATGGCGCAGTATGATATTGAGGGGAATCAATTGAGTGAGGCTGTCGAAGGCGCCTTGAATAAGAAACCCAGACTACGAAAGAAAGGCTATTCACGGCCTGGAGTAAATACTGATAGGCTCTACCAGTCGCATTTTGCTCATGCTAATAGCGAGATGGATTGTGCGGAAGCCTGTGGTGACGATCCATCAGTCCTGATCAAGCGTCTCGAAcgggatgaagaagatgatgtaATGATCCATTATGGCCTGGTCGCTTCAGCGAATACACTCATGAAGGATGCCTTAGTCCGAGATGAGCTCATCAGAAAGAAGGACGTGCTCTGCTTTGAAATGGAAGCTGCCGGGTTAATGAACCATTTTCCGTGTCTAGTCATCCGTGGTATCTGCGACTATTCAGACTCACATAAGAATAAAGAGTGGCAAGGCTATGCAGCAATGGTAGCCGCAGCATATGCAAAAGACCTTCTACGTCGAATATCTCCTACCAGGGTTGAAGCCGAAAAGAAGATTAGCGAAGACTTGGCCAATA TCCAAAGAGACCTTATCAACGTGCAACAAATATCACACGATATTAAGACCGATGTACTTGCAATGAAAGCCAACCATCACGTCTCAAACATCGAGCGCTGGCTTTCACCTGCCAACccatttactaatattatcaATGCAAAAAAATCTCGGTATCCGGGAACTGGAACATGGTTCATTGAAAGTGACGAGTTTTCTCAATGGAAGCTCGGTTTGCGTCAGCATATGTGGCTTTACGGTATGCCAGGCTGTGGCAAGACCATCCTCAGTTCCACGATTTTCGACCACCTTGCCCAGATGGATGAATGTGTAGTTCTCACCTTCTTTTTCGATTTCACCGACACTAAGAAGCAGAAACTGAGTGATATGTTGCGTTCACTTGCATTCCAACTCTATGGCTCCCACTCAGGGTCTCGAAAAGACCTCGATAACCTATTCGCATCTTCCGACAGCGCCGGTAGGCAGCCAGATACTTTTACGTTGTCTGAATGTATCAAGGGCATGATGCGAGCCCCTGAAAAACTCATCATTTTATTGGATGCTCTAGATGAATGTTCAGAAAGAAGGGAGTTGCTGCAATGGATGGGAGAGTTTATGCCAGCCTTTACAAATGTTCAGGTTATAGCTACTGGTCGGCCCGAACACTCCTTACAGCAAAATCTTGTCATTTTattgggagaagaaaactGTCTCCCTCTCAGTAAAGTTTCAGTGGACAATGATATTCGCTCATACATCAAGGCCAGGCTCGAGGGCCAAGAGTTTAAGAGGTGGGCCAATTTCCCACATGTGCTGGAACAGATACGAGTTGCAGTCAGCAGCAAATCCAATGGAAT GTTTAGGTGGGCGGCTTGCCAACTAGATAGTCTCCGGGAATGTCTCGATCGCGAGACACTGCAGGATGCGCTTCAATCTCTACCTAAAGATTTGAATGCGACATACGCTCGAATTCTTGGGAGTATTCCCAGACAACGTAAAAACAAGACAATCCGCCTGCTTCAGTTCCTTCTCTACTCCGAGCGGCCATTGGCTCTTGAGGAGGCCGTGGATATAATCGCAATTCGCCCTAACGAAGGCCAATTTGATGCACAAGATCGACTTCCATGCCCCGAGGAAATTACTGGATACTGTTCTAGCCTTGTATCGCTTATACAAACCTCTGGCCCGGCCGCAGCACTCAAGCTACAGCTAGCCCATTTCTCAGTGAAAGAGTACCTCCTGACTCATGACTCCCCAGATTTCATATATCCTAATCCCAGAGTTGCTATTACGGAAACTTGTTTAGCATATCTTGGGAGCATACCGAATGTTGGCATTGCTGCTATAAAGACACAATTCCCATTGGCAGCATATGCAGCACAGATCTGGACGGATCATGCAAAGGTTGTGGAAAAATCAAAACCGACccttaagaaaattataggATTCCTGCTAAACGAGAGTCAATTTCATTGCTGGATTTATCTATTCAACCCAGATGGCCTTGTCTATCGTCCTAGAAAACTACGCACAGCCTCACCCCTTTATTATGCCTGTCTCACTGGCCTTGAAATGACTGCACAGCAGCTTTTATTGACTGGCGCAGATCCAAATGCCCCAGGCGGCCACCAGGGCTATGCTCTTGGAGCTGCTTCAAGATATGGTCACCAGGAGATTGTCCAGCTATTGCTGGATAATGGTGCTGACGTGGATGCTCAAGGTGGCTTATACGGCGTTGCCCTCAATGCCGCTTCTCAAGGTGGCCATGAAGAAATTGTCCAGCTGCTTCTAGATAACGGCGCTGATGTTAATGCTAAGAAAAGCTCATTTGGCTCTGTGCTCGCAAGTGCTTCAGCGGCTGGCCGCCAGAACATGGTCCAACTGCTGCTAGACAACGGTGCTGATGTTAATGCCAAAGGTGGCTACGATGGGTTTGCGCTCGGAGCTGCGTCAAGATACGGCCACCAGAAGAtcgttgagctgctgctagatAATGGAGCCGATGTAAATGCTCAAGGTGGCGAGTACGGGTTTGCGCTCCAAGCCGCCGCAGTAAAGGGCCACCGAGAGATTGTCGAGTTGCTCTTGAATAGAGGCGCCGATATTAATGCTAGAGGCGGCTACTATGGCTTTGCGCTACaagcagctgcggcagaaGGGCATCAAGAGACTGTCAAGCTGCTATTGGAGAGAGGTGCGGATATTAATGCGATAGGGGGCCATTTTGGCTCTGCATTCCAAGCGGCTTTAAAAAGCGATAGCTTAGAGACTGCCCTGTTGCTCTCTGATGGAGGAGTTGCACATTAA
- a CDS encoding uncharacterized protein (EggNog:ENOG41), translating to MQKTFYVEYLLPGLKPKRRLAKTWPIVLQRDLINVQQISHDIKTDVLAMKANHHVSNIERWLSPANPFTNIINAKKSRYPGTGTWFIESDEFSQWKLGLRQHMWLYGMPGCGKTILSSTIFDHLAQMDECVVLTFFFDFTDTKKQKLSDMLRSLAFQLYGSHSGSRKDLDNLFASSDSAGRQPDTFTLSECIKGMMRAPEKLIILLDALDECSERRELLQWMGEFMPAFTNVQVIATGRPEHSLQQNLVILLGEENCLPLSKVSVDNDIRSYIKARLEGQEFKRWANFPHVLEQIRVAVSSKSNGMFRWAACQLDSLRECLDRETLQDALQSLPKDLNATYARILGSIPRQRKNKTIRLLQFLLYSERPLALEEAVDIIAIRPNEGQFDAQDRLPCPEEITGYCSSLVSLIQTSGPAAALKLQLAHFSVKEYLLTHDSPDFIYPNPRVAITETCLAYLGSIPNVGIAAIKTQFPLAAYAAQIWTDHAKVVEKSKPTLKKIIGFLLNESQFHCWIYLFNPDGLVYRPRKLRTASPLYYACLTGLEMTAQQLLLTGADPNAPGGHQGYALGAASRYGHQEIVQLLLDNGADVDAQGGLYGVALNAASQGGHEEIVQLLLDNGADVNAKKSSFGSVLASASAAGRQNMVQLLLDNGADVNAKGGYDGFALGAASRYGHQKIVELLLDNGADVNAQGGEYGFALQAAAVKGHREIVELLLNRGADINARGGYYGFALQAAAAEGHQETVKLLLERGADINAIGGHFGSAFQAALKSDSLETALLLSDGGVAH from the exons ATGCAAAAGACCTTCTACGTCGAATATCTCCTACCAGGGTTGAAGCCGAAAAGAAGATTAGCGAAGACTTGGCCAATAGTTC TCCAAAGAGACCTTATCAACGTGCAACAAATATCACACGATATTAAGACCGATGTACTTGCAATGAAAGCCAACCATCACGTCTCAAACATCGAGCGCTGGCTTTCACCTGCCAACccatttactaatattatcaATGCAAAAAAATCTCGGTATCCGGGAACTGGAACATGGTTCATTGAAAGTGACGAGTTTTCTCAATGGAAGCTCGGTTTGCGTCAGCATATGTGGCTTTACGGTATGCCAGGCTGTGGCAAGACCATCCTCAGTTCCACGATTTTCGACCACCTTGCCCAGATGGATGAATGTGTAGTTCTCACCTTCTTTTTCGATTTCACCGACACTAAGAAGCAGAAACTGAGTGATATGTTGCGTTCACTTGCATTCCAACTCTATGGCTCCCACTCAGGGTCTCGAAAAGACCTCGATAACCTATTCGCATCTTCCGACAGCGCCGGTAGGCAGCCAGATACTTTTACGTTGTCTGAATGTATCAAGGGCATGATGCGAGCCCCTGAAAAACTCATCATTTTATTGGATGCTCTAGATGAATGTTCAGAAAGAAGGGAGTTGCTGCAATGGATGGGAGAGTTTATGCCAGCCTTTACAAATGTTCAGGTTATAGCTACTGGTCGGCCCGAACACTCCTTACAGCAAAATCTTGTCATTTTattgggagaagaaaactGTCTCCCTCTCAGTAAAGTTTCAGTGGACAATGATATTCGCTCATACATCAAGGCCAGGCTCGAGGGCCAAGAGTTTAAGAGGTGGGCCAATTTCCCACATGTGCTGGAACAGATACGAGTTGCAGTCAGCAGCAAATCCAATGGAAT GTTTAGGTGGGCGGCTTGCCAACTAGATAGTCTCCGGGAATGTCTCGATCGCGAGACACTGCAGGATGCGCTTCAATCTCTACCTAAAGATTTGAATGCGACATACGCTCGAATTCTTGGGAGTATTCCCAGACAACGTAAAAACAAGACAATCCGCCTGCTTCAGTTCCTTCTCTACTCCGAGCGGCCATTGGCTCTTGAGGAGGCCGTGGATATAATCGCAATTCGCCCTAACGAAGGCCAATTTGATGCACAAGATCGACTTCCATGCCCCGAGGAAATTACTGGATACTGTTCTAGCCTTGTATCGCTTATACAAACCTCTGGCCCGGCCGCAGCACTCAAGCTACAGCTAGCCCATTTCTCAGTGAAAGAGTACCTCCTGACTCATGACTCCCCAGATTTCATATATCCTAATCCCAGAGTTGCTATTACGGAAACTTGTTTAGCATATCTTGGGAGCATACCGAATGTTGGCATTGCTGCTATAAAGACACAATTCCCATTGGCAGCATATGCAGCACAGATCTGGACGGATCATGCAAAGGTTGTGGAAAAATCAAAACCGACccttaagaaaattataggATTCCTGCTAAACGAGAGTCAATTTCATTGCTGGATTTATCTATTCAACCCAGATGGCCTTGTCTATCGTCCTAGAAAACTACGCACAGCCTCACCCCTTTATTATGCCTGTCTCACTGGCCTTGAAATGACTGCACAGCAGCTTTTATTGACTGGCGCAGATCCAAATGCCCCAGGCGGCCACCAGGGCTATGCTCTTGGAGCTGCTTCAAGATATGGTCACCAGGAGATTGTCCAGCTATTGCTGGATAATGGTGCTGACGTGGATGCTCAAGGTGGCTTATACGGCGTTGCCCTCAATGCCGCTTCTCAAGGTGGCCATGAAGAAATTGTCCAGCTGCTTCTAGATAACGGCGCTGATGTTAATGCTAAGAAAAGCTCATTTGGCTCTGTGCTCGCAAGTGCTTCAGCGGCTGGCCGCCAGAACATGGTCCAACTGCTGCTAGACAACGGTGCTGATGTTAATGCCAAAGGTGGCTACGATGGGTTTGCGCTCGGAGCTGCGTCAAGATACGGCCACCAGAAGAtcgttgagctgctgctagatAATGGAGCCGATGTAAATGCTCAAGGTGGCGAGTACGGGTTTGCGCTCCAAGCCGCCGCAGTAAAGGGCCACCGAGAGATTGTCGAGTTGCTCTTGAATAGAGGCGCCGATATTAATGCTAGAGGCGGCTACTATGGCTTTGCGCTACaagcagctgcggcagaaGGGCATCAAGAGACTGTCAAGCTGCTATTGGAGAGAGGTGCGGATATTAATGCGATAGGGGGCCATTTTGGCTCTGCATTCCAAGCGGCTTTAAAAAGCGATAGCTTAGAGACTGCCCTGTTGCTCTCTGATGGAGGAGTTGCACATTAA
- a CDS encoding uncharacterized protein (BUSCO:EOG092D3VIZ): MSFFGFDTSGRNMHNSAAPGFSQPHDPFAGLSGHHDDGEDALDFEDTYDGLGDQLDDADDAFNDDTFGGGAVSGAGAPNGKVGKDFDFFGQTAQVANAIEEEHLRFNRLQPTARASASQHQTQPAASAQSYAQQPYAQQAYAQQSYGQSYYTEPVPIRTGYEKYNEPEPLPDLHVDQSIWGIGPSKAAAAPKPAPQPVLSSSVGRKMMSLEEVEAAMRAQAKPSPQPAISELAAHQHAPSGYPPAQHASPLPQHGHAQPVTILQRPQASQAKVTPTPAAKLPVPPGQHDQHNNFQRQPVPPVQPMQILQNPNRLSTDAARTAVDQEHSQSPSVASKLAQMSAHPQLAHMSEEEKAAFLDQETKRAKRNHKIWLLSKDNGVMTPQDKNFITRIQLQQLVSATGNPVEQSSDASLSEDFYYQVYSHIRAGQRQNPSQPLSNFAQTYLFQTGGRHGNMRRHGRPAENHIQRMEQQVQRAVEAAKNKPKNPQLVIAGSLGKISFSNAKTPKPLLNIKRSAENEAHHHRAGSERKSPVSSLDRKTILRNAEKVYVTLMKIEDHVRLMPPPLTNQADQALQEKHREWATELEALNARLWEELKVHEPIGVIVPHPFIAFLSCAKGKKAIPRIFPHLSFEQRTTIMTMIIYHLDQLDVVKGAAVSDDETGLNARMRENIDLFMSTVMPSLMQFFNDTGLDIVDGVLNLIATNLNVDAIAKTRVGVSMLTLILSRAVLLKQTGGGAPEQWEKWDQTYETLFSRLEVSLPYMFPGSINSGSDVYVWQLLAALGVSASNDQQTRLVLAVKDRVIGTISLAKTLPPTMAAERLSSVNLFLHSIGLDVDMLMGQ, translated from the exons ATGTCTTTCTTTGGCTTCGATACCAGTGGCCGTAACATGCACAATTCGGCAGCCCCTGGCTTTTCCCAACCGCATGATCCATTTGCCGGTCTCTCTGGCCaccatgacgatggcgaagaTGCTCTCGACTTCGAAGACACCTACGACGGGCTTGGTGATCAGCTagacgatgctgatgatgcctTCAATGACGATACATTTGGCGGCGGAGCAGTTAGCGGCGCAGGAGCCCCTAACGGCAAGGTTGGCAAAGACTTCGACTTCTTTGGACAAACTGCTCAAGTTGCAAATGCCATAGAGGAGGAGCATCTCCGCTTCAACCGGCTCCAGCCAACTGCACGAGCCAGCGCCTCGCAGCACCAGACCCAGCCTGCTGCCTCCGCCCAGTCATACGCCCAGCAGCCATATGCTCAACAGGCCTACGCACAGCAGTCATATGGACAGTCTTACTATACAGAGCCCGTGCCCATTCGCACCGGCTATGAAAAGTACAATGAACCTGAGCCTCTCCCGGATTTGCATGTCGACCAGAGCATTTGGGGCATTGGCCCCTCCAAGGCCGCTGCTGCCCCGAAACCCGCTCCTCAGCCAGTTCTATCTAGCAGCGTTGgcaggaagatgatgagcttGGAAGAGGTTGAGGCGGCCATGCGCGCGCAAGCAAAGCCATCGCCACAGCCAGCCATCTCGGAGCTTGCTGCGCATCAGCATGCTCCTTCTGGCTACCCACCCGCTCAGCatgcctctcctctccctcaaCACGGCCACGCGCAACCTGTCACCATCTTACAGCGACCTCAAGCCTCACAGGCCAAGGTTACACCCACTCCGGCGGCCAAGCTGCCTGTCCCTCCCGGGCAGCATGACCAACACAACAACTTTCAACGACAGCCCGTTCCCCCGGTTCAGCCCATGCAAATCCTCCAAAATCCCAACCGCTTGTCTACCGATGCAGCTCGTACAGCTGTTGACCAAGAGCACTCTCAATCGCCAAGTGTTGCCTCTAAGCTGGCGCAAATGAGCGCCCATCCTCAGCTGGCTCACATGtccgaggaagaaaaggcggCGTTTTTGGACCAGGAGACAAAACGAGCGAAGCGTAATCACAAGATTTGGCTTCTGTCCAAGGATAACGGTGTGATGACCCCCCAAGACAAGAACTTCATCACTCGtatccagctccagcagctcgttTCCGCAACAGGCAACCCTGTCGAGCAGAGTTCCGACGCCTCCCTCTCTGAGGACTTCTATTATCAGGTCTATAGCCACATTCGTGCCGGCCAGCGTCAAAATCCTAGCCAGCCTCTCAGCAATTTTGCTCAGACCTATCTTTTCCAGACCGGTGGCCGTCATGGCAACATGCGCCGCCATGGTAGACCTGCTGAGAATCACATTCAGCGAATGGAACAACAGGTCCAGCGGGCTGTTGAGGCGGCCAAGAACAAGCCAAAGAATCCCCAGCTCGTAATTGCTGGTAGTTTGGGCAAGATCTCCTTTAGCAATGCCAAAACTCCGAAGCCCCTACTCAATATCAAGCGTTCTGCGGAGAACGAagctcaccaccaccgagcAGGTAGTGAGAGGAAGTCACCTGTTAGTAGCCTTGATCGTAAGACTATTTTGCGCAATGCCGAGAAGGTCTACGTTACTTTGATGAAGATTGAAGACCACGTCAGACTCATGCCCCCTCCTCTTACCAACCAAGCAGACCAGGCACTGCAGGAGAAGCATAGAGAGTGGGCCACGGAACTGGAGGCTCTGAATGCCCGACTTTGGGAAGAACTCAAGGTACACGAGCCCATCGGAGTCATCGTTCCTCACCCTTTCATTGCCTTCCTGTCTTGCGCAAAGGGCAAGAAGGCTATTCCCCGAATCTTCCCTCACCTCAGCTTCGAACAACGGACTACAATCATGACGATGATTATCTACCACCTCGATCAGCTGGACGTCGTGAAGGGAGCGGCTGTGTCCGATGACGAGACTGGTCTGAACGCAAGGATGCGAGAGAATATTGACTTGTTCATGTCGACTGTTATGCCATCACTGATGCAATTCTTTAACGACACTGGCCTTGACATTGTGGATGGCGTGTTGAACCTGATTGCTACAAACCTGAACGTTGATGCGATTGCCAAAACCAGGGTCGGAGTTTCAATGCTCACCCTGATTCTTAGCCGTGCTGTGCTTCTTAAGCAGACTGGTGGCGGCGCCCCTGAACAATGGGAGAAGTG GGACCAAACATACGAGACCCTCTTCAGCCGACTGGAAGTGTCGCTGCCCTATATGTTCCCCGGCAGCATCAATTCCGGATCAGATGTCTATGTCTGGCAGCTCCTTGCAGCTCTCGGTGTTAGTGCCAGCAACGACCAGCAGACTCGCTTAGTCCTTGCCGTCAAAGACAGGGTCATTGGCACCATCTCTCTAGCAAAGACCCTTCCCCCGACAATGGCAGCGGAGCGGCTTAGCAGTGTCAACTTGTTCCTGCATTCCATTGGCCTGGATGTAGACATGTTGATGGGACAGTAA
- the KTR1 gene encoding alpha-1,2-mannosyltransferase ktr1 (TransMembrane:1 (i7-25o)~CAZy:GT15), which translates to MASGNARYVRYLLIAFFTVLIFYFVTNSKYEGVDISKGTFAPGSNQQSQNAGKDNKPSTQKALTGDAKDFPLAMTPSDPGFNDLVGIAPGPRMNATFVTLARNTDVWDIARSIRQIEDRFNRRYNYDWVFLNDKPFDATFKKVTTSLVSGKTFYGEIPKEHWSFPEWIDQDKAKKVREDMGERKIIYGDSIPYRHMCRFESGFFFRQPLMMNYEYYWRVEPSVELYCDIHYDPFRLMAEQGKKYSFVLSLYEYPATIPTLWESTKKFMKNHPEHIAADNTMKFLSDDGGENYNNCHFWSNFEIGSLEWLRSKQYIDYFESLDKDGGFFYERWGDAPVHSIAAGLMLNKSEIHFFNDIAYWHVPFTHCPTGEKTRLDLRCHCDPKENFDWKGYSCTSKFFEANGMEKPEGWENQQD; encoded by the exons ATGGCGTCTGGGAATGCGCGCTACGTGCGCTACCTGCTCATCGCATTCTTT ACTGTTTTGATTTTCTATTTCGTCACCAATTCCAAGTACGAGGGAGTCGACATCAGCAAAGGCACATTTGCACCGGGCTCCAACCAGCAGTCCCAAAATGCGGGCAAGGACAACAAGCCCTCGACGCAAAAGGCTCTGACCGGCGATGCCAAAGATTTCCCTCTTGCAATGACACCAAGTGACCCCGGATTCAACGACCTGGTGGGCATTGCTCCTGGCCCTCGAATGAATGCCACTTTCGTCACTCTTGCCCGAAATACCGATGTCTGGGATATTGCTCGCTCGATCCGTCAAATTGAGGACCGCTTCAACCGACGATACAACTACGATTGGGTCTTCCTGAACGACAAGCCCTTTGATGCCACATTCAAGAAGGTCACCACTTCTCTCGTTTCCGGCAAGACTTTCTACGGCGAGATCCCCAAGGAGCACTGGTCGTTCCCCGAGTGGATCGACCAGGACAAGGCCAAAAAGGTTCGCGAGGACATGGGTGAACGCAAGATCATCTACGGCGATTCGATTCCCTACCGCCACATGTGCCGCTTCGAgtctggcttcttcttccgccaGCCTTTGATGATGAACTACGAATACTACTGGCGCGTGGAGCCCTCCGTCGAGCTCTACTGCGACATCCACTACGACCCCTTCCGTCTGATGGCCGAGCAAGGCAAGAAGTACAGCTTCGTTCTCAGTCTGTACGAGTACCCGGCTACCATTCCTACGCTGTGGGAAAGCACCAAGAAGTTTATGAAGAACCACCCCGAGCACATTGCGGCCGACAACACGATGAAGTTCCTAAGTGACGACGGTGGTGAAAACTACAACAACTGCCATTTC TGGTCCAACTTTGAGATTGGCAGCTTGGAGTGGCTGCGCAGCAAGCAATACATTGATTATTTCGAGTCTCTGGACAAGGACGGTGGCTTCTTCTACGAGCGCTGGGGAGATGCGCCAGTCCACTCCATTGCCGCAGGCCTCATGCTCAACAAGAGCGAAATCCACTTCTTCAATGACATTGCTTACTGGCACGTCCCCTTCACACACTGCCCCACAGGCGAGAAGACCAGACTCGACCTGCGCTGCCACTGTGACCCCAAGGAGAACTTTGATTGGAAGGGCTACTCTT GCACATCCAAGTTCTTTGAGGCGAACGGCATGGAGAAGCCCGAGGGCTGGGAAAACCAACAGGAttag
- a CDS encoding mitochondrial 37S ribosomal protein uS12m (BUSCO:EOG092D49XW) encodes MAAALLRSLFSPALRPSLTAAAPSASTSPISRLLLQPQSSSSILSPFRAAAFSTTPAPQATLNQVLRGIRKGKRARHAVSPALSNTHCPALKGVCLRVGVVRPKKPNSGERKTARVKLSSGAVVTAYIPGEGHNIQQHSVVLVRGGRAQDCPGVRYHLVRGALDLGGVANRTTSRSKYGTKKPKKATVG; translated from the exons ATGGCCGCCGCACTCCTCCGCAGTCTCTTCTCCCCGGCCCTCCGGCCATCCCTCACAGCCGCCGCGCCATCAGCCTCAACATCGCCCATCTCTCgactcctcctccagcctcAATCCTCATCATCGATCCTCTCGCCATTCCGTGCCGCTGCCTTCTCAACAACGCCCGCCCCCCAAGCCACCCTCAACCAAGTCCTGCGCGGCATCCGAAAGGGCAAGCGAGCGCGCCACGCCGTGTCCCCCGCGCTGTCCAACACGCACTGCCCGGCCCTCAAGGGCGTGTGCCTGCGTGTCGGCGTCGTGAGGCCGAAGAAGCCCAACTCTGGTGAGCGAAAGACGGCGCGTGTGAAGCTCTCTTCCGGGGCGGTCGTGACGGCGTATATCCCTGGTGAGGGACATAATATCCAGCAGCACAGCGTGGTGCTTGTTAGGGGAGGACGAGCGCAAGATTGTCCTGGTGTGAGATATCACTTGGTGAGAGGAGCGTTGGATCTG GGTGGTGTTGCAAACAGAACGACGAGCAGGAGTAAATACGGTaccaagaagcccaagaaggcCACCGTGGGTTAA